Below is a window of Falco rusticolus isolate bFalRus1 chromosome 9, bFalRus1.pri, whole genome shotgun sequence DNA.
CTGCTCAGATCCTGCTTAAAGATAGCGATTTCAACATGAGGCTGTTTCTGCAAATGTGGGAGAAAACACTGATTGCAAATATGATGCGTTGGCCCCTGGGTGTGTGTACACAGGAGAGAGGTATGATCTGCCCCTGACGCCACCACCTGGACTTGTAACTTTGGATCTGTGTGTTGTCAGTGGAACAGGTCACCTTTCCTGGTTACCTTTATGTCAAATACCATGTAGTGTTGTCTGCCTTCCCTGGTCTCTGTGCTTCCCCTTGCACAGTCGTGGCTGGCTACAGCTCTTAACGTTGCTGGAGTCTCTTAAATGATTAACTCCCCTCTTCGTATACTTTACACTTTTTGTTTGTGCTCTCCGAGGACTTTCTGTACTGTACAATTAATTATAAGCCAGTTTccacaaattaaagaaaaacaagtcaGCAGAACCTAGTGAAAAAATCGAGCAATAAAGGTTCTCTCTGGCCCACGGTGTCCTCACCCAGAAAGCTGTTTCACTGGTGAAGGAGGATGTTTGTTATGTAGCTGTGACGCTCACTGGCACTtgatatttttagatttttttttttaaataagcaaagtGAATTCAAAATTAAGCAGCATACTTTTCTGCTCCTTGTATGGCTGCATCCTCTAACCCTTTGGGGAGGTACCTTCTGGAGCTGGTGTAGTAAACCAGTGATGAAGCAGAAGCCTAAAAGGCTTGGGAAAGTTAGCATTGGAACAGCAGGGTATTGAAACAGGTAACTGGTGCAGCATTTAAATTCTTACCAAATCCTATAAATAAAACGAAAATGAGATTGCAGCTTCCTTGATGACAAGAAAAGTGAGTCTTCTGTAGAAGGAAGATGGATGCATCTACTGTTCCTTTTAGCAGAGGAGGCTTTTAGCTGGCTTCACATTGACCAAAAATGTGTAAGTCCAGCTCTGTCTTTGTTGGCAGAATTTTTGGATAGAAGAAGTATCAGGGAGGACTGACTTGAAAGGACTGACTTTTTTTGGAGATCTGTGCCCTGTCCTTGGTTTGATCAGGAATAGACAGTGCTAATGAGGGATGTACTGTCCGTAGCTCATGTCTGAAGGCCTGGGGTGggtgtgctgctgcctgcaggggctggggcagtggtACAGTTGACCCCACGCTGGTCATGTTCCAGCAGCACTGATCCCTGCAGCTTTGGAGAGCTGTCTTCCAGgtttatcagattttttttttcttaggtgGATTCTAAAACCTTGTTAATGCTTAAGTTCCCTTTGTCATTAGAACCAGAATTGCTGGTATAAACTTCATTTGTaatctgtctttccttcttAGCTTGCTGTTCTGTAATTAATACCCTGCTTAAAATCAGCTTTCTTAACCTCAttacctttctcttttcctctgacGTAGGTAGTAGggcttttttcctaaaatgtgcAGATTTTGCCTTTTGTCTCTGGCTGCCAACTCCAGGCAGAGTTTATTAGGAAAATCTGCATCACGTTGGCATAGCAACTGAACTGCCAAGCAGCTATAATAGTGATGCTTGGCAACTCGTGGGAAGGACTACAGAGAGTGTTAAGGCTTGGTAGGGCAATTTGAGTTACATTTGTTCACTTACTACCGGGAGCTGGGGGAGAGCTGCTCGCCTCGGTCAGGCTGGAAGgtgcttgctgctggctggtgttGTGCAGCAATTAGCATGCTGCTTGCCGTGAGACTTGCTGGGAAGGCTGGGGTGTGCTGTTGGTGTGCATGTagtgagctgctgcagctgatctTTAAGAGGATCTGGAGTCTGAGAAGATCCTATTTTCGTGCGGAGAGACGTCAGCAGGGAGTAGGTTAAGCCTGGTTAGGTAACGCAGCAGTAGTGCCATGGTAGGTGAGGTGCCTGGGAGAGGGCGTAGGAAACCCTTGTAGGGCACGATTCTCAAGGGTACTGAATTGCCGTGAGTTGTGATCTAttaagatttgaaaaaaaaatatccttgaaTAAACCcccagattaaaaaatattcccaaTTTGTGTGATTAAGATGCAGCTCCACAAACAGCTTATTACAGACCTTGGCTTTTCTTTAGAGAATGAAATACCACGGTAAAGACGTAGAGGCCCCTTGTGCATTCAGATCTGAGGAGGGAAATGCTTATTGGACTTTGTGCTGGCCAGGCAATCTGTCTGAACAGagcaaacacaagaaaatgttgctgtgtCCAGCAGTGGGGAAAGCTGTTAGCTGGACTGGCTTAGACCAGTTTAGCAAACATGCTGGGTTACTTCAAGTGCAGGCAGGATTAAAGTGTGTTGGTTATTGGCTATGGCTCTTTGTGTACTCCTGGTATGATAGCTTCTCTTTGATGAATATCAAAactatatttcaaaattaatgttaGTAATTCTGTACTGAGCAGCATTGTTACCTACTGCACTACTCTGGTACTCTTTCTGTAGAGCCAGGTGTTAACCTGTACATCAAACTCCACTAAATGCTCAGAAGCCTTTAATTATATCTGCGTTAAATGATGTGTGTGCCATGCTCCTGCTTCAGCCTGGCCTTCTCCTGATGAAAGCTCAGGAACTCGCTTACAAAGTGGTTAAATGGTAGAGACTGGTAAACGTTGTTCTGCCCAGGCCACTTCTCATTATAGCGCATATCTGACTGCAGTGTTTAATTGTAgttggaagaggaggaaaaactaTTAGGCTGGGGTAACTGCTGTGCAGATGCTTAGCTATGAGGCTTTGAAGCAGCTGGGTCTGTTTTGAAGCCTGCccttggttttggtgggttcTTGGGTGTTTGGTGCAATGGCAAACCTTCCCCACAGGCTTTATTGCTGCCTGTGTTAATAACTTGGCGTGCTGCAGAGGTGGTGAGCGTGGTCTGAGGGCTTGCCTGCTCCAAGCTGGCACAAGTGGTTTTGGGAGAACTTGCAAGCAAAGCCAACCAACTCGGGCATAGCAAAGTAACCTTAGAAAAGTGGAATTTCAAGGCTTTTGCTTAGTCTGGATGTCCTGAATACGTCTGAAAGCAGTAAGTGGCTGACATCCTGCTCCTAAGGTGGTTTTagaggaagaatttttttggtAAGGGGAAGACAGTGAGAGCCCTTCCGTGTTGTGTGATGGGAGAGGTTATGATCAAGACTGGTCCCTATTGTGCTGCGTGTGTAAATCCTCAGAGGGGTGAGAACGGGGTCAGGAAGGGCTGATCGGATGTAGGGAACAGCAAGTGAGTGTCTCGGATGTTGGCCAGAGCCTCTTGGGTTAAAGGAGACTATCGTTAAGAGTTAAGTTGTGGTGAGGTGATGTAAGGTCTCTGGGCTTAATGGGAGCCTGGTGTTGAGCAAtgggaggcagctgggcagTGTGGGACAGGACTGTACAGCCACGGTTTCCCTTTTAAGTAGAAGGGCTGGGCTTGTACAGCCAATCCCACCGGAGCCAGCTGCCTCATAGGCATGTGTCATGGGGCTCTGCTGGCATTTCCTTCCCACTAAGCGCTGAAATTAGCTCAGGGGAGTCATTCAGTTTTACTTCCCTTCCTGGCTGGTCTGAGCAGGGTGGCTCAGCAAGATGCTCTGCCTCTGTCTGTATGTGCCGGTGTTCGGGGAGTCGCAGACGGAGTTTCAATACTTTGAGTCAAAGGGGCTGCCAGCTGAACTCAAGTCTATATTCCGACTCAGCCTCTTCATTCCTTCCCAGGAGTTCTCCACTTACCGCCAGTGGAAGCAGGTATGGCCCCGAGGGAGGAATGGGGGGGAGCGAGCAGTGGAGGAGTGGTCATGGACAGCATAGACATGCTTCCCTTGCCCCTTGGCAGGGATTGCTGAAGCAGTGTGGAGccaactgttttcttttttattattttggtttgaaTTGGGTGAGATCTCAGTGCCTCTAAGATTGCTTAAAGCAGTTGATTTGATGCAAGTTAAATAGAAAAAGgtggtttttcttctgctttaactGGTCTGCGCAAATATGGTGTTTCGcatcctcttccttttcctccttcttgcacctttctgcctgcctccctTCTGACAAGGGGCGTGTAATCCCGTGTCAGCTTGAGCTGATGCGAGTCTCACCGTGGTGAAGTGAGCTGGTTTGTGCTGTGAGCAGGAGGGCAGCTCTGTGCGAGTGGTGTGGCGGTGGTGGAGTGAGCCAAGGAGGTTGTGCAAgtgtttcctttgctgcagaAGGGAGATGCACTAACCCGGTGGAGCGCTCTGGCTGACTCTATGTCACAGCCTTTGCtttcagcttgctgctgctggtgtgatTTTCGTGACCAGGTTGTCAAAAGCCTAGGCAACTGATTTTTGAACAGCAAAGCTGGATAGGCTTTTTGTACCTTTGTGCAGACAATACAAGCAGGGGTTGTAGCAGGCTTTAAGGTGTATAAGGACCCAAAGTGCGCAGCAAGGGCTGTGTGTTATGCAGGTGACCATAGAAACATCTGCAGCCAGCATAGCTGTAAATGACCAGTTCTGTCTATGGAgattttgtatttgctgttaAAGGTGAAGACCTGCAGGCAAATATTTGTTCGTATCGCTGGAGAAGATGCTGGGAGCTTGGCTTTCTCACCCTTCACACGCATGTTGTGGGTTACTGTTTGACAGGCTTgcagcatttttcctttgcGATCGTGGAGGAAGAAGgccagcagagcaaggcagcCTTTATTACCTGCGGTCTCTGATCACTCATCGCACATCTCTGCGGTTGTTAGGGGCGTGCTGAGAGAGCCGGAGCAGTTACACTGTCACATCTCTCTTACAGTGCTTTCGAATTATTAATGCCTGTCAACTGGTATGGGGGTTGCCAGTCAGAGGGAAGCCCTGATTCAGCTGTTCAAGGCCAATCTGCTGACATGTGAGGGGTGTTGGTCTATCTTTAGCCCACAAGTTGAATGTGGGGTCATATCTGAACTTTAAAACAGTCATATGATAAATTGCAGGTTAGGAATACCAGGCATACCTCAAAGGTCAGGACAGCTGGGGCAGCACTTTCTTATTTAAGGTTCAGAAAACAATTAGGAATAATCCTCATGGCATTAGTGCTAAAGTGACAGGACTTGGTGGAGTGAGAGAGAGTGAGTTTTAATAGCGAAGTATTTAGTATTGAAGTAATTAAATGCCATTGAAACAGAAGAGTTAAGGCTTATGAAGGGGACTGGTGCTCACAGGCCAAGGAAACACCACAAAAGCTTATGTTTCCCTGTTACCTTTAAAGTCTACATATTGAACAAAATATTGGTGAAAAGAGGGTTAGCTTAGTGTTCAATCTCGGCTCAGAGCTTCCTTAACAACCCACCTGCTGTTCACATAGATTTACATAAATTCACGTAAATTTAGGTGCTGCAGTAGGCTGAAACACACCTCATTTAGTGCAGCTCAGTGATTCATCTTGAAAAAGACTTACAAGCTGTCGAAGGCAAGTGACTGAACAAGAAGGGGAATAGGAACTCCCTGAGCCGCATTCCTGCAGCCCGGAGATCACCTCTCCTGTCAACAAGTAGCCACGTGCCCTTAGATAGGACAGTCCGTCTGCTATTGCCCCATGCTGGGGTGAGTTAATTAGTCGTTTACCTTGTCCTAGATGTCTGGCACAGAGTCTGATGTAGATTTCAGCTGTCCTACTAAGAACCTTTTCTTGTTCTATATGCATCTTGTGAGAACTTGTATAATTAAAGCATATAGCTTCAGGGTGCCTAAACCAGTTCATAGGGGTTTTTATCTTTGCCTGTGTCCACTAGAGCTGGACAGGCTTTTTCTGGTTGGAGTTAGTTATTGCCAGAGGGAGTTGACTTCTCTAAGGATCGTAGTAGGCATGAAATTCCTTCTcctgttcaggtttttttattgcCTGAAGTTTTGTGACTCACTTTTTTAATGCAGATCTGTTGCCTCGTACTTAGTTCAAAAACCTCCACAAGGGCTTTGTAAGGTGTTAATCAGGACACAAGGCTTGAGATTAGACACGTGATACTGGCAGAGTATCTCTGATATAAGCATGAGGCATTTCATCTGTGTCACTCTTTGGGAGACAGTTGCCTGGAATCAGGTGACTTTTCTGCACTACCGCTTTGCTCAAATTTCTTTGAGGAATTATCATAATTCTGTTGGCTGCTTTCTGGAGGAAAAGTCAAAGTAGTGTAGGAAATGATCTTTAAATATGGTAGAAGGAGGGACAGATCTGTCTGAATGAACAGAAGAACTGACAGTTTTTGattgttttctgaacagaaaattgTGAAGGCTGGAGACAAGGACCTGGATGGACAACTGGATTTTGAGGAATTTGTTCACTATCTCCAGGATCATGAAAAGAAGCTGAGACTGGTCTTCAAGAGTTTGGATAAGAAGAATGATGGTAAACACCTTTTTCATGCTCATGAGTAGACTACTGCATGTGTTACTTTGTAATATGTGTACTTGAGCTCACTGGCTTATCTTTGCAGGCCGTATTGATGCCCAGGAGATTGTGCAGTCTCTCCGGGACCTGGGAGTCAAGATCTCTGAACAGCAGgctgagaaaatactgaagaggTGAGGATTCagctggcttttctgttttactgttgAGGGGGTTAGAAGGAAATGTAGGGATATGGAACTCATCTCCTCCTTCTACCCTGTACATGCTTTCCAGAAGCTTCAGCTCTTTTGCCTGTTACTCTTAATTttgattcccccccccccccccatgaaTTGACACTTGTAAGGTTGTAATGCATTAATGGAGAGTTATTGTCAGTCTCTTTATCTTCCTGACCTGTTGTGGGGAAGTGCTTGCACCTGACCTGATTTGCATCCCTGTCTGATtgtcctgctgccctgggcttgCTGCTTTGGACACGGACTGTGCAGTTGCTCTTTGGAAATGCTAAGTGCTTTATGCATGTGGCACTAACACGTTAACAACCACttatttgtgctgttttttcctctttctttcctctgctacCTTCCCTCTGTGTGTTTGCCTGTGTGTCAGAATAAGGACGGGACACTTCTGGGGTCCTGTCACCTAGTAAgtattattttcccttcagtGTCAGTTACGTCCCGAAGTTTGATAGGAGGGGGTGCCACTACTGTGGGTCAGttaaaggggagagagagggaaggagaaagggagccCAATTTTACCTCTCTGTAGTGTTTGGTGAACAGAAGCTTTCCTAGTTTTGTCTTGTGTCTCTTTAGAAGTCTTTTAGTAGTtgctttgcaaagctttttttgatGTAGGCCTGAATAatcaaagggaagggaaggaggaattTGTCACCCAGTGGGAGCCTGTACTCATCTAATGATAAATCTTTTCAGCATGGATAAAAATGGGACAATGACAATTGACTGGAATGAGTGGCGAGACTATCACCTGCTGCACCCAGTAGAGAACATTCCTGAAATCATCCTGTACTGGAAGCACTCCACGGTATGAAATAGTTCCTCTGCAACAGGTCCTGGTCCTTCCCCAGCTTCTCAGTCAGTCCTGACCCCCAGGAGCTGCTATCAGCAGTCCCTATCTTTCTCTTCATGGTTCAATAGCTGCCTTGTAGCCCTAGAAGCCTGATTGcttcctgtcctgtcctgttaTCTTGCCACCTATCACTGGCACAGCTCTGAAGCCTCTGGCACAGGTGATAACAACTGCACGTTCTGCAAGAAGATGAGGGTGTTGACTTGGCTTGCACCTCCGAGAGCTCGTACCAGTGGCCAGCCCCTGCTGGTTCAGGACCTGTTAAGACTAGAAGTTGACTTGACAGGCAGCCGTCCTTCTTGGAGATATTTCAGGGTGTGTAAATAGCATGTGACGAGATTAAACTGGTTGCAAGCTTGGAAGGTTCCAGAGAGGTCCAGCTTTTTTGCCGTACAGCTGCCGGCACTTGGTAATTTTGTTCCTCACTATGATCTGTAGTGTTTTAATGCACATGAATGTTGAGCAGTTGAAGCTGCTTTGACAGAAATAGTGTCAGGTTCCCCCGTGACATGCTATAGCAGTGGCAGTTCCTGTGGCCGGACGCAGCAGTTAATGACTATAGATAAACTGCTGGAATAAGCATAGCCAGTACTTCAGCACTTAGCACTGATAAAGAACAGTAAAACTTTGTCAAGATCACTAGTTGCTGAAACATTTCTTGACACTTTATACTTTTGCAGATCTTTGACGTAGGAGAGAATTTGACCGTCCCTGATGAGTTCACAGTGGAAGAGAGGCAGACAGGGATGTGGTGGAGACATCTGGTTGCAGGTGGAGGTGCAGGCGCCGTGTCCAGAACCTGTACAGCTCCCTTGGACCGCTTGAAAGTGCTCATGCAGGTATGATGGAGCAGTTCCGGTTTGTTTGAATACCCAGGCGGATTCCTTTAATGTTCTTGGATGCCTGGGAGGTGATAATGTTTGTTGACACAGTACAGCGGGCTGTCCAGGATTGATCTCATTGTTCTTGTATTGTtatttctgaagactttttgGGTTATTTGAATGGTCAAAGTAATGTTAAAAACTTATCTTTCAttgactagaaaaaaaatatagagaaTCTTTTGGGAGGCAGACATGTGAAAACTGTCAATAGTTAAAGGGCTTTGTGGTTCAGAGTACTGGAAAACTTGGGTTTTGGTGAAACAAGTTCTTAGTCTTGTGTTGCTATGAGACACCCTGAGGCCATTGTAGCATGGTCAGCTGGCAGAGCTCATACTCAGTATAAGAAGTATTATCATCATTAGAAAGGAGTTAGAAAAACTTGAATTTGACCGGCTTTGTCACTGTACCTGCTCTTGAGCCAGCTGAGAAGTTTACCCTGGGTAGCTGATATTACACTGGGTGTTGCCTGTTTTAACCTTTCCTCCCATTCCAGAGTGAGATATTGATTAATTTCATTAGTTAACACTAGactttgcaaaaaagaaaagaagcttgCTTTCCTATTGTAGAAGTTATCTGGAAGGGATTAAAGCCTTGGCAAATCCCTGGGTAAACAAAAAAGCGCCCTTTTGTCCCTGGATTACAGAAAAAACGTAACACTGTCGTAATCAGGGCTGGAAATAATCCAAGCTTGCATGCTGTCTCTCCCCAGGTTCATGCCTCCCGCAGTAACAACATGTGCATCATTGGCGGTTTTACTCAAATGATCCGAGAGGGTGGACCAAGGTCACTGTGGCGAGGGAATGGCATCAATGTGTTGAAGATTGCACCAGAATCTGCCATTAAGTTCATGGCCTATGAGCAGGTGAGTAAAGGGGCACAGACAAGTCTGGCTGCAGAAGGGCTTGCAGAAGGACaagcttaacaaaaaaaaaaaagatggctgAGAGTACTCAGCGAgcctcaatgtctgtcttggCTTCCACAGATCAAGCGGTTCATTGGTACTGACCAAGAAATGCTGAGGATTCATGAGCGGCTGTTAGCTGGGTCTCTGGCTGGGGCCATTGCACAGAGCAGCATCTACCCGATGGAGGTGAGGCGGGTGGCTGATAGTCCAGCCCGTGAGGGGTCATGGCAAGGTTCAATGGGAAAATGTGGGTAGCACGTCAGCACTACGATAGCATAATTAATGAATTCTTCGTGGTGATGTGGAGTAATATGGCTGACATGACGCTTGCTGTAGTCCTGCCCATCATGCTCTGAAGAATGACATTGTCTATAGATTTTTCTCCTATTGATTCTCCTGTAGGCCTTCATTGGTATTTATTCTTGTCTTCTAGGTTCTGAAAACACGGATGGCTCTAAGGAAGACAGGACAATATTCAGGCATGTTGGATTGTGCCAAAAACATCCTTTCGAAGGAAGGAATGGCTGCCTTCTACAAAGGCTACATCCCCAACATGCTGGGAATCATTCCGTATGCTGGTATTGACCTGGCAGTCTACGAGGTATGAAGTCTTTAACTGTTGtagggctgtgctgcctgtgtaGCTTTATCACTGTCAGACCTGTCAGTT
It encodes the following:
- the SLC25A25 gene encoding calcium-binding mitochondrial carrier protein SCaMC-2 isoform X5, producing the protein MLCLCLYVPVFGESQTEFQYFESKGLPAELKSIFRLSLFIPSQEFSTYRQWKQKIVKAGDKDLDGQLDFEEFVHYLQDHEKKLRLVFKSLDKKNDGRIDAQEIVQSLRDLGVKISEQQAEKILKRIRTGHFWGPVTYMDKNGTMTIDWNEWRDYHLLHPVENIPEIILYWKHSTIFDVGENLTVPDEFTVEERQTGMWWRHLVAGGGAGAVSRTCTAPLDRLKVLMQVHASRSNNMCIIGGFTQMIREGGPRSLWRGNGINVLKIAPESAIKFMAYEQIKRFIGTDQEMLRIHERLLAGSLAGAIAQSSIYPMEVLKTRMALRKTGQYSGMLDCAKNILSKEGMAAFYKGYIPNMLGIIPYAGIDLAVYETLKNAWLQRYAVNSADPGVFVLLACGTISSTCGQLASYPLALVRTRMQAQASVEGAPEVTMRGLFKHILKTEGAFGLYRGLAPNFMKVIPAVSISYVVYENLKMTLGVQSR
- the SLC25A25 gene encoding calcium-binding mitochondrial carrier protein SCaMC-2 isoform X6 — encoded protein: MLCLCLYVPVFGESQTEFQYFESKGLPAELKSIFRLSLFIPSQEFSTYRQWKQKIVKAGDKDLDGQLDFEEFVHYLQDHEKKLRLVFKSLDKKNDGRIDAQEIVQSLRDLGVKISEQQAEKILKSMDKNGTMTIDWNEWRDYHLLHPVENIPEIILYWKHSTIFDVGENLTVPDEFTVEERQTGMWWRHLVAGGGAGAVSRTCTAPLDRLKVLMQVHASRSNNMCIIGGFTQMIREGGPRSLWRGNGINVLKIAPESAIKFMAYEQIKRFIGTDQEMLRIHERLLAGSLAGAIAQSSIYPMEVLKTRMALRKTGQYSGMLDCAKNILSKEGMAAFYKGYIPNMLGIIPYAGIDLAVYETLKNAWLQRYAVNSADPGVFVLLACGTISSTCGQLASYPLALVRTRMQAQASVEGAPEVTMRGLFKHILKTEGAFGLYRGLAPNFMKVIPAVSISYVVYENLKMTLGVQSR
- the SLC25A25 gene encoding calcium-binding mitochondrial carrier protein SCaMC-2 isoform X3, with the translated sequence MVAGAAMVQTLWHFLSSFLPRAVCQGPADEKVDEARNTTPLPGPGEKGPKMLGKPQDRGTDPTERRPTILLVVGPAEHFPKKIVKAGDKDLDGQLDFEEFVHYLQDHEKKLRLVFKSLDKKNDGRIDAQEIVQSLRDLGVKISEQQAEKILKRIRTGHFWGPVTYMDKNGTMTIDWNEWRDYHLLHPVENIPEIILYWKHSTIFDVGENLTVPDEFTVEERQTGMWWRHLVAGGGAGAVSRTCTAPLDRLKVLMQVHASRSNNMCIIGGFTQMIREGGPRSLWRGNGINVLKIAPESAIKFMAYEQIKRFIGTDQEMLRIHERLLAGSLAGAIAQSSIYPMEVLKTRMALRKTGQYSGMLDCAKNILSKEGMAAFYKGYIPNMLGIIPYAGIDLAVYETLKNAWLQRYAVNSADPGVFVLLACGTISSTCGQLASYPLALVRTRMQAQASVEGAPEVTMRGLFKHILKTEGAFGLYRGLAPNFMKVIPAVSISYVVYENLKMTLGVQSR
- the SLC25A25 gene encoding calcium-binding mitochondrial carrier protein SCaMC-2 isoform X1 — encoded protein: MPGARRSLASPVVSGVLCPCGSPRAAAAAAPGSGAEGGGGGNAGSCGRSLCEASEQDRRLRALFQKLDVNRDGALCIHDLAVGLGRLGLHRTELDLLKIVKAGDKDLDGQLDFEEFVHYLQDHEKKLRLVFKSLDKKNDGRIDAQEIVQSLRDLGVKISEQQAEKILKRIRTGHFWGPVTYMDKNGTMTIDWNEWRDYHLLHPVENIPEIILYWKHSTIFDVGENLTVPDEFTVEERQTGMWWRHLVAGGGAGAVSRTCTAPLDRLKVLMQVHASRSNNMCIIGGFTQMIREGGPRSLWRGNGINVLKIAPESAIKFMAYEQIKRFIGTDQEMLRIHERLLAGSLAGAIAQSSIYPMEVLKTRMALRKTGQYSGMLDCAKNILSKEGMAAFYKGYIPNMLGIIPYAGIDLAVYETLKNAWLQRYAVNSADPGVFVLLACGTISSTCGQLASYPLALVRTRMQAQASVEGAPEVTMRGLFKHILKTEGAFGLYRGLAPNFMKVIPAVSISYVVYENLKMTLGVQSR
- the SLC25A25 gene encoding calcium-binding mitochondrial carrier protein SCaMC-2 isoform X4, with product MVAGAAMVQTLWHFLSSFLPRAVCQGPADEKVDEARNTTPLPGPGEKGPKMLGKPQDRGTDPTERRPTILLVVGPAEHFPKKIVKAGDKDLDGQLDFEEFVHYLQDHEKKLRLVFKSLDKKNDGRIDAQEIVQSLRDLGVKISEQQAEKILKSMDKNGTMTIDWNEWRDYHLLHPVENIPEIILYWKHSTIFDVGENLTVPDEFTVEERQTGMWWRHLVAGGGAGAVSRTCTAPLDRLKVLMQVHASRSNNMCIIGGFTQMIREGGPRSLWRGNGINVLKIAPESAIKFMAYEQIKRFIGTDQEMLRIHERLLAGSLAGAIAQSSIYPMEVLKTRMALRKTGQYSGMLDCAKNILSKEGMAAFYKGYIPNMLGIIPYAGIDLAVYETLKNAWLQRYAVNSADPGVFVLLACGTISSTCGQLASYPLALVRTRMQAQASVEGAPEVTMRGLFKHILKTEGAFGLYRGLAPNFMKVIPAVSISYVVYENLKMTLGVQSR
- the SLC25A25 gene encoding calcium-binding mitochondrial carrier protein SCaMC-2 isoform X2, which codes for MPGARRSLASPVVSGVLCPCGSPRAAAAAAPGSGAEGGGGGNAGSCGRSLCEASEQDRRLRALFQKLDVNRDGALCIHDLAVGLGRLGLHRTELDLLKIVKAGDKDLDGQLDFEEFVHYLQDHEKKLRLVFKSLDKKNDGRIDAQEIVQSLRDLGVKISEQQAEKILKSMDKNGTMTIDWNEWRDYHLLHPVENIPEIILYWKHSTIFDVGENLTVPDEFTVEERQTGMWWRHLVAGGGAGAVSRTCTAPLDRLKVLMQVHASRSNNMCIIGGFTQMIREGGPRSLWRGNGINVLKIAPESAIKFMAYEQIKRFIGTDQEMLRIHERLLAGSLAGAIAQSSIYPMEVLKTRMALRKTGQYSGMLDCAKNILSKEGMAAFYKGYIPNMLGIIPYAGIDLAVYETLKNAWLQRYAVNSADPGVFVLLACGTISSTCGQLASYPLALVRTRMQAQASVEGAPEVTMRGLFKHILKTEGAFGLYRGLAPNFMKVIPAVSISYVVYENLKMTLGVQSR